Proteins encoded in a region of the Coffea eugenioides isolate CCC68of chromosome 4, Ceug_1.0, whole genome shotgun sequence genome:
- the LOC113767773 gene encoding pentatricopeptide repeat-containing protein At1g74750-like, with the protein MLRAKQLGTLSQSARSFILGGSRCSAADGSSCTCSEDETCVSGRPHRKHELPQRAISSPVVSRPSVAVGSLISKDAGKTADNQKLDVKHPVSQPQVIPVSSSIRRENCVNYADFDGTGVMHPSPPIADQFVKAGIAAVGFLSDLVSYKIPMTDGGGILGSPQNSVVEQAKPIHVRASNVKTVRREKVHPQSHPHTTAGPSATNNSNASKGRADKSTSVKSTGNLSNNGMGNYVEANGIALESCDRKRSMPQRSKTYPSHFVPNVHNGEKKIVKDMTEGFARSVRETKVLRGVAPIAREFSGSGHVVDNVSHMLQQMKWGPVTEESLRKLNCSLDAFQANKILKQLQDYTVALGFFYWLKKQPGFKHDGHTYTTMVGILGRARQFGAINKLLDQMVMEGCQPNVVTYNRLIHSYGRANYLNEAINVFNKMQKAGCQPDRVTYCTLIDIHAKAGYLDVAMDMYQRMQEFGLSPDTFTYSVIINCLGKAGHLADAHKLFCEMVNQGCVPNLVTYNIMIALHAKARNYQNALQLYRDMQNAGFEPDKVTYSIVMEVLGHCGYLEEAEAVFAEMKRKNWVPDEPVYGLLVDLWGKVGNAEKAWEWYRAMLNAGLRPNVPTCNSLLSAFLRVHRLSDAYNLLQSMLSLGLNPSLQTYTLLLSCCTEAKTSFDMSFCCQLMAVTCHPAHMFLLSMPAAGPDGQNVRDHVSNFLDFMHSEDRESKRGLVDAVVDFLHKTGLKEEAGSVWEVAAQKNVYPDAVREKSSCYWLINLHVMSDGTAVTALSRTLAWFRRQMLASGICPSRIDIVTGWGRRSRVTGSSLVRQAVQELLNVFSFPFVTENGNSGCFVGCGEPLSRWLVQSYVERMHLL; encoded by the coding sequence ATGCTACGTGCAAAGCAGCTTGGTACACTTTCTCAGTCAGCGAGGTCTTTTATTCTTGGTGGTTCAAGGTGTAGTGCAGCAGATGGAAGTTCATGCACTTGTTCTGAAGATGAGACCTGTGTTTCTGGGAGGCCTCATAGGAAACATGAATTGCCACAACGGGCAATATCATCCCCCGTTGTGTCTAGACCTTCGGTAGCAGTAGGTTCTCTCATTTCAAAAGATGCTGGAAAAACTGCAGACAATCAAAAACTGGATGTTAAGCATCCAGTCTCGCAGCCCCAAGTCATACCTGTCTCCAGCTCAATCAGAAGAGAAAATTGTGTAAATTATGCTGACTTTGATGGTACTGGTGTAATGCATCCATCACCTCCAATTGCTGACCAGTTTGTTAAGGCTGGCATTGCTGCTGTCGGCTTTTTGTCTGATTTGGTAAGTTATAAGATTCCAATGACAGATGGAGGTGGAATTCTTGGCTCACCTCAAAACTCTGTTGTTGAGCAGGCAAAGCCAATCCATGTCAGAGCTTCAAATGTTAAAACTGTAAGAAGAGAAAAAGTCCATCCACAATCCCACCCTCATACCACAGCTGGACCAAGTGCAACAAATAACTCGAATGCTTCAAAGGGCAGAGCAGATAAATCTACTTCAGTGAAAAGTACTGGTAATTTGTCAAATAATGGAATGGGAAACTATGTGGAAGCCAATGGGATTGCTTTGGAATCTTGTGACAGGAAAAGATCAATGCCTCAGAGATCTAAAACCTACCCTAGTCACTTTGTTCCAAATGTGCACAATGGAGAAAAAAAGATAGTCAAAGACATGACTGAAGGTTTTGCTAGGTCTGTGAGAGAAACTAAGGTACTGAGAGGAGTTGCTCCTATTGCTAGGGAGTTTTCAGGCTCTGGCCATGTGGTTGataatgtttctcacatgttaCAGCAGATGAAGTGGGGACCTGTAACTGAAGAGTCTCTTAGAAAACTCAACTGCTCTCTGGATGCTTTCCAAGCTAACAAAATTTTAAAGCAGCTTCAAGATTATACCGTTGCTCTTGGATTTTTCTATTGGTTGAAAAAGCAACCTGGGTTCAAGCATGATGGACATACCTACACCACCATGGTTGGTATCCTTGGCCGAGCCAGGCAATTTGGGGCAATAAACAAGTTGCTTGACCAAATGGTCATGGAGGGATGCCAACCTAATGTTGTAACATACAATCGACTTATTCACAGTTATGGCCGGGCAAACTATTTAAATGAGGCTATCAATGTCTTCAACAAGATGCAGAAGGCAGGGTGTCAACCTGACCGTGTAACCTATTGTACGCTTATTGATATTCATGCAAAAGCAGGGTATCTAGATGTTGCTATGGACATGTACCAGAGGATGCAAGAATTTGGGCTCTCTCCAGACACATTCACTTATAGTGTCATCATTAATTGTCTTGGGAAAGCTGGTCACTTGGCTGATGCTCATAAGCTGTTTTGCGAGATGGTTAATCAGGGATGCGTACCTAATTTAGTGACATACAATATCATGATTGCTCTGCATGCTAAGGCAAGGAATTACCAAAATGCTTTGCAGCTGTACCGTGACATGCAAAATGCTGGCTTTGAACCAGACAAAGTGACGTACAGCATAGTGATGGAGGTGCTTGGTCACTGTGGCTATCTGGAGGAAGCGGAGGCAGTTTTTGCTGAGATGAAAAGGAAGAACTGGGTTCCAGATGAGCCAGTGTATGGTCTTCTTGTGGACCTCTGGGGAAAGGTTGGGAATGCTGAAAAGGCCTGGGAATGGTATAGAGCCATGCTTAATGCAGGTTTACGCCCTAATGTGCCTACTTGTAATTCTCTTCTCAGTGCTTTTCTTAGGGTTCATCGACTCTCAGATGCATATAACCTGCTTCAGAGCATGCTTAGTTTGGGGCTCAATCCTTCTTTGCAAACTTACACCTTACTCCTTAGTTGTTGTACAGAAGCCAAAACATCATTTGACATGTCATTTTGTTGCCAGCTGATGGCTGTCACATGCCACCCAGCACATATGTTCTTGTTGTCCATGCCAGCAGCAGGACCTGACGGGCAGAATGTGAGGGATCATGTGAGCAACTTCTTAGATTTTATGCATAGTGAAGATAGAGAGAGTAAGAGGGGACTTGTGGATGCAGTAGTTGATTTTCTTCACAAGACAGGTCTTAAGGAGGAAGCTGGGTCTGTTTGGGAGGTTGCTGCACAGAAAAATGTTTATCCTGATGCTGTTAGGGAGAAAAGTTCTTGTTATTGGCTTATAAACTTGCACGTCATGTCGGATGGAACCGCTGTAACAGCACTGTCAAGGACACTTGCCTGGTTTCGTCGTCAGATGCTTGCTTCAGGGATTTGTCCAAGCCGGATCGATATTGTGACAGGCTGGGGCAGGAGGAGCAGGGTAACGGGGTCATCTCTGGTGCGGCAGGCTGTGCAGGAGTTGCTTAACGTGTTTAGCTTCCCTTTTGTCACTGAGAATGGTAATTCTGGGTGTTTTGTGGGGTGTGGAGAACCTCTTAGCAGGTGGTTGGTGCAATCATATGTTGAGCGCATGCATTTGCTGTAG